One Pyrus communis chromosome 4, drPyrComm1.1, whole genome shotgun sequence genomic region harbors:
- the LOC137731531 gene encoding pectinesterase-like: protein MKYNAYFLVFFSLLLMLQYSSCRITAPCSQTPYPQVCRHYINTNLLSTLDRHQRFAFRDLVLKVSMDQAIEAHQLVLSLNSNSLDGDHTRAKGAWNDCLELYEDTVDKLNRSIGSTNALDVNTWLSASLTNQQTCQNGFTNLNIPSSYLQSFPNYVTLSTNLSKLLSNSLSIHKVSTSSSALQFSKQVGGRRRLLLSDDGFPGWVSAADRKLLQSISSGPNADMVVAQDGSGNYKSISEAVDAAYKLQGGATKRFVIHVKAGVYRENIEIKKTMKNIMFIGDGIDATIVTGNKNVQDGSTTYRSATFGATGDGFIAQDMTFENTAGPQKHQAVALRSGSDHSVFYRCSFKGYQDTLYVYSQRQFYRDCDIYGTVDFICGDATVVLQNCNIYARKPMSNQVNTVTAQSRTDPNENTGIVIHNSRITAAQDLRPVQGSFKTYLGRPWKQYSRTVIMKSNLDGLITPAGWYPWSGSFALSTLYYGEYMNSGAGAGTGGRVNWPGYRVITSAVEAGKFTVGNFLAGDSWIPGTGVPFTAGL, encoded by the exons atgAAGTAcaatgcatattttcttgtgtTCTTTTCTCTTCTACTCATGCTGCAGTATAGTTCTTGTAGAATCACTGCACCATGCAGTCAAACCCCATACCCACAAGTATGTCGCCATTATATTAACACTAACCTCTTATCAACCCTAGATCGTCACCAAAGGTTTGCATTTCGTGACTTGGTACTTAAAGTGTCCATGGACCAAGCCATTGAGGCTCATCAACTTGTCTTGTCCTTGAACTCGAACTCATTGGACGGTGACCATACTCGAGCCAAGGGGGCCTGGAATGACTGCTTGGAGCTCTACGAGGACACCGTTGACAAGCTCAACCGTTCAATCGGCTCCACCAATGCCCTTGATGTCAATACATGGTTGAGTGCATCGCTTACTAATCAACAAACATGCCAAAATGGTTTCACAAACCTCAACATTCCTAGTTCTTATTTGCAATCTTTCCCAAACTACGTCACGCTCTCAACCAACTTGTCCAAGCTCCTTAGCAACTCACTATCAATACACAAGGtctcaacttcttcatcagCTCTACAGTTTAGCAAACAAGTTGGTGGAAGACGACGGCTTTTGCTTTCGGATGATGGGTTCCCAGGATGGGTTTCAGCCGCTGATCGAAAGCTGCTCCAATCGATAAGTAGCGGACCAAACGCTGATATGGTAGTAGCACAAGACGGGTCCGGGAATTACAAGTCAATTTCTGAAGCTGTGGATGCTGCGTACAAGCTGCAGGGTGGGGCGACTAAAAGGTTCGTCATACACGTGAAGGCAGGAGTTTACAGAGAAAATATCGAGATTAAGAAGACAATGAAGAACATCATGTTCATTGGAGATGGTATCGATGCAACGATTGTCACAGGGAATAAAAATGTCCAAGATGGTTCAACTACATATCGCTCTGCCACATTTG GGGCTACCGGCGATGGCTTTATTGCTCAAGACATGACATTCGAAAACACAGCCGGACCACAGAAACACCAAGCCGTGGCACTCCGCTCCGGCTCCGATCATTCAGTCTTCTACCGTTGCAGCTTCAAGGGTTACCAAGACACCTTATACGTGTATTCCCAACGCCAATTCTACCGCGACTGCGACATATACGGCACGGTCGACTTCATCTGCGGCGACGCCACGGTTGTGCTCCAAAATTGCAACATCTACGCGAGGAAGCCAATGAGCAACCAAGTAAACACCGTGACAGCGCAGTCTAGGACCGACCCGAATGAAAACACAGGCATTGTTATTCATAATTCGCGAATCACGGCTGCACAAGATTTGAGACCTGTACAAGGTTCCTTTAAGACGTACTTGGGTAGGCCGTGGAAACAGTACTCTAGGACGGTAATTATGAAGAGTAATCTTGATGGGTTGATCACTCCTGCTGGTTGGTATCCGTGGAGTGGAAGCTTTGCCCTCTCCACACTTTATTACGGGGAGTACATGAACTCCGGCGCTGGAGCTGGTACTGGAGGGAGGGTCAACTGGCCCGGTTATCGTGTTATAACGAGTGCGGTGGAGGCCGGGAAGTTTACGGTTGGGAACTTTTTGGCCGGAGATTCGTGGATTCCGGGGACCGGAGTTCCATTTACAGCTGGTCTATGa
- the LOC137732199 gene encoding pectinesterase-like: MEFNAYFLVFFSLLFMLQYSSCRITAPCSQTPYPQVCRHYINTNLLSTLDRHQRFAFRDLVLKVSMDQAIEAHQLVLSLNLNSLDGDHTRAKGAWNDCLELYEDTVDKLNRSIGSTNTLDVNTWLSASLTNQQTCQNGFTNLNIPSSHLQSFPNYVTLSTNLSKLLSNSLSIHKVSTSSSALHFSKQIRGRRRHLLSDDGFPGWVSAADRKLLQSKSSGPNADMVVAQDGSGNYKSISEAVDAAYKLQGGATKRFVIHVKAGVYRENIEIKKTMKNIMFIGDGIDATIVTGNKNVPDGSTAYRSATFGATGDGFIAQDMTFENTAGPQKYQAVAVRSGSDHSVFYRCSFKGYQDTLYVHSQRQFYRDCDIYGTIDFICGDATVVLQNCNIYARKPMSNQVNTVTAQSRTDPNENTGIVIHNSRITAAQDLRPVQGSFKTYLGRPWKQYSRTVIMKSNLDGLITPAGWYPWSGSFALSTLYYGEYMNSGAGAGTGGRVNWPGYRVITSAVEAGKFTVGNFLAGDSWIRGTGVPFTAGL; this comes from the exons atgGAGTTcaatgcatattttcttgtgtTCTTTTCTCTTCTATTCATGCTGCAGTATAGTTCTTGTAGAATCACTGCACCATGCAGTCAAACCCCTTACCCTCAAGTATGTCGCCATTACATTAACACTAACCTCTTATCAACCCTAGATCGTCACCAAAGGTTTGCATTTCGTGACTTGGTACTTAAAGTTTCCATGGACCAAGCCATTGAAGCTCATCAACTTGTCTTGTCCTTGAACTTGAACTCATTGGACGGTGACCATACTCGAGCCAAGGGGGCCTGGAATGACTGCTTGGAGCTCTACGAGGACACCGTTGACAAGCTCAACCGTTCGATCGGCTCCACCAATACCCTTGATGTCAATACATGGTTGAGTGCATCGCTTACTAATCAACAGACATGCCAAAATGGTTTCACAAACCTCAACATTCCTAGTTCTCATTTGCAATCTTTCCCAAACTACGTCACGCTCTCAACCAACTTGTCCAAGCTGCTTAGCAACTCACTATCAATACACAAGGtctcaacttcttcatcagCTCTACATTTTAGCAAACAAATTCGTGGAAGACGACGGCATTTGCTTTCGGATGATGGGTTCCCAGGATGGGTTTCAGCCGCTGATCGAAAGCTGCTCCAATCGAAAAGTAGCGGACCAAACGCTGATATGGTAGTAGCACAAGACGGGTCCGGGAATTACAAATCAATTTCTGAAGCTGTGGATGCTGCGTACAAGCTACAGGGTGGGGCGACTAAAAGGTTTGTCATACACGTGAAGGCAGGAGTTTACAGAGAAAATATCGAGATTAAGAAGACAATGAAGAACATCATGTTCATTGGAGATGGTATCGATGCAACGATTGTCACAGGGAATAAAAATGTCCCAGATGGTTCAACTGCATATCGCTCTGCCACATTTG GGGCTACCGGCGATGGCTTTATTGCTCAAGACATGACATTCGAAAACACAGCCGGACCACAGAAATACCAAGCCGTGGCAGTCCGCTCCGGCTCCGATCATTCAGTCTTCTACCGTTGCAGCTTCAAGGGTTACCAAGACACCTTATACGTGCATTCCCAACGCCAATTCTACCGCGACTGCGACATATACGGCACGATCGACTTCATCTGCGGCGACGCCACGGTTGTGCTCCAAAATTGCAACATCTACGCGAGGAAGCCAATGAGCAACCAAGTAAACACCGTGACAGCGCAGTCTAGGACCGACCCGAATGAAAACACAGGCATTGTTATTCATAATTCGCGAATCACGGCTGCACAAGATTTGAGACCTGTACAAGGTTCCTTTAAGACGTACTTGGGTAGGCCGTGGAAACAGTACTCTAGGACGGTAATTATGAAGAGTAATCTTGATGGGTTGATCACTCCTGCTGGTTGGTATCCGTGGAGTGGAAGCTTTGCCCTCTCCACACTTTATTACGGGGAGTACATGAACTCCGGCGCTGGAGCTGGTACTGGAGGGAGGGTCAACTGGCCCGGCTATCGTGTTATAACGAGTGCGGTGGAGGCCGGGAAGTTTACGGTTGGGAACTTTTTGGCCGGAGATTCGTGGATTCGGGGGACCGGAGTTCCATTTACAGCTGGTCTATGa
- the LOC137731045 gene encoding phosphoglucomutase, cytoplasmic: MSSGQVRKVETTPFDGQKPGTSGLRKKVKVFTQPHYLQNFVQSTFNALPSDQVKGARLVVSGDGRYFSKDAIQIIIKMAAGNGVRSVWVGQNGLLSTPAVSAVVRERVGADGSKASGAFILTASHNPGGPNEDFGIKYNMGNGGPAPESITDKIYENTTKIKEYFTVDLPDVDITKVGVTTFSVDGGTFDVDVFDSASDYVKLMKSIFDFESIRKLLSSPKFSFCYDALHGVAGAYAKRIFVEELGAKESSLLNCVPKEDFGGGHPDPNLTYAKELVARMGLGKSNTADEPPEFGAAADGDADRNMVLGKRFFVTPSDSVAIIAANAVDAIPYFKTGLKGVARSMPTSAALDVVAKHLNLKFFEVPTGWKFFGNLMDASLCSVCGEESFGTGSDHIREKDGIWAVLAWLSILAYKNKENLGGEKLVSVEDIVRKHWATFGRHYYTRYDYENVDAGKAKELMASLVKLQSDLSEVNTIVKGIRSDVSNVVNADEFEYKDPVDGSISKHQGIRYLFEDGSRLVFRLSGTGSEGATIRLYIEQYEKDPSKIGRESSEALSPLVEVALKLSKMQEFTGRSAPTVIT, encoded by the exons ATGTCGTCGGGGCAGGTTAGGAAGGTGGAGACGACGCCGTTCGATGGCCAGAAGCCCGGAACCTCTGGCCTCCGCAAGAAg GTGAAAGTTTTTACGCAACCTCATTACTTGCAAAATTTTGTTCAGTCAACATTCAATGCCCTTCCATCGGATCAAGTTAAAG GTGCTAGACTTGTTGTATCTGGTGATGGTCGCTATTTCTCAAAGGATGCCATTCAG ATCATCATTAAGATGGCAGCAGGCAATGGAGTAAGAAGTGTTTGGGTCGGTCAGAATGGGTTGCTTTCAACTCCTGCTGTATCAGCTGTCGTACGTGAAAGAGTTGGTGCAGAT GGATCAAAGGCATCAGGAGCATTTATACTGACCGCCAGTCACAATCCAGGTGGCCCAAATGAG GATTTTGGGATTAAGTACAACATGGGAAATGGTGGACCTGCTCCAGAGTCAATCACTGACAAGATATATGAGAAcacaacaaaaataaaggaGTATTTTACAGTCGACCTACCTGAT GTGGATATCACTAAGGTAGGTGTCACCACCTTTTCGGTGGACGGTGGAACTTTTGATGTTGATGTTTTTGATTCGGCAAGTGATTATGTGAAATTGATGAA GTCAATCTTTGATTTCGAGTCTATCCGGAAGCTGCTATCatctccaaaattctcattctg TTATGACGCGCTTCATGGAGTTGCTGGAGCTTATGCAAAACGTATTTTTGTGGAAGAGCTTGGTGCAAAAGAAAGCTCATTACTGAACTGTGTACCCAAG GAAGACTTTGGAGGAGGGCATCCAGATCCTAATCTGACCTATGCAAAGGAGTTGGTTGCACGTATGGGACTGGGTAAATCAAATACTGCAGATGAGCCCCCAGAGTTTGGTGCTGCTGCTGATGGTGATGCTGATCGTAACATGGTCCTTGGTAAAAG GTTTTTTGTTACCCCATCGGATTCTGTAGCCATCATTGCTGCAAATGCAGTTGACGCCATACCTTACTTCAAAACTGGTCTGAAAGGAGTTGCCAG GAGCATGCCTACCTCTGCTGCCCTTGATGTTGTAGCCAAACATttgaatttgaagttttttgag GTACCTACTGGCTGGAaattttttggtaatttaatgGATGCTAGTTTATGCTCAGTTTGTGGGGAAGAAAGTTTTGGAACAG GTTCCGACCATATCCGTGAGAAAGATGGTATCTGGGCAGTTTTAGCTTGGTTATCCATACTTGCTtataaaaataaggaaaatcttgGCGGGGAGAAGCTTGTCAGTGTTGAGGACATAGTTCGTAAGCATTGGGCTACGTTTGGTCGCCATTATTATACACGATACGACTATGAG AATGTGGATGCAGGTAAAGCAAAGGAACTGATGGCTTCTTTGGTGAAATTGCAATCTGACCTTTCTGAAGTCAACAC GATTGTGAAGGGCATACGCTCTGATGTTTCCAATGTTGTCAACGCCGATGAATTTGAGTACAAGGATCCTGTTGACGGTTCCATCTCAAAACACCAGGGGATCCGGTACTTGTTTGAGGACGGATCACGATTG GTTTTCCGCCTCTCAGGAACCGGCTCAGAAGGTGCCACAATCCGACTCTACATTGAGCAGTATGAGAAGGATCCATCGAAAATTGGCAGAGAATCCTCAGAAGCACTTAGTCCTCTT GTGGAGGTTGCTCTTAAGCTTTCGAAGATGCAAGAGTTCACCGGACGATCTGCCCCGACCGTCATCACATAG